In Paenibacillus sp. FSL M7-0420, a single genomic region encodes these proteins:
- a CDS encoding Ppx/GppA phosphatase family protein, giving the protein MRDDLCRIGIIDIGSNSIRLVIYDTTQAGGYKIIKECKYSARLSEKITKEGRLEKKDMDTIIPVLQQFKEICDDFEVERIRAGATAAIRNAANSAEIISYLSEASSIRIEVVSGYQEAYFGFLGVINAFDVQDGFVIDIGGGSTEVTLFRGRRYQQSISFPFGAVNTNQMFSQGGNWNADQIRKLQLYVTGRLVEHDWLSTGTGLPLYGLGGTLRSLAKLDQRNRDYSLPNSHGYALEHETIERFMEVLPATSFEKRKDLDGLSKSRADIIVSGLIIFHTVYHYIGASRALISGEGLREGMLHDLLEPEQPVRDSALEYSLDTIIRFDIRTSKRHLDHINKLALSLLGAFEREGNREEQEMLVYVAIMLHRTGSNINYYQSKRHTHYWLMNSPIRGLTHRQLILSAYIASYSTKSRKQKLSLMHKDILLPSDEEWIHKLGTLVQLSIALDSTEIGIVSGLKSRLHNHTLDLELQGGQVLIGLEDIENALKAFRNAWSVKVKLGFPSSG; this is encoded by the coding sequence ATGAGAGATGATCTTTGCCGGATCGGCATTATTGATATTGGTTCCAACTCTATACGGCTTGTAATTTATGACACGACGCAGGCAGGCGGCTACAAAATCATCAAGGAATGTAAGTACTCTGCCCGTTTGAGCGAGAAGATTACGAAGGAGGGCAGGCTGGAGAAGAAGGATATGGATACGATCATACCTGTTCTTCAGCAGTTCAAGGAGATTTGTGATGATTTTGAAGTAGAGAGAATCCGCGCAGGCGCCACCGCCGCCATCCGGAATGCAGCGAACTCAGCGGAGATCATCAGCTATCTGTCAGAGGCCTCGTCGATTCGGATTGAGGTGGTCAGCGGATATCAGGAGGCGTATTTCGGCTTCCTTGGGGTGATTAATGCTTTTGACGTCCAGGATGGCTTCGTGATTGATATCGGCGGGGGCAGTACCGAGGTTACCTTATTCCGCGGACGGCGTTATCAGCAGAGTATTTCTTTCCCTTTCGGTGCGGTCAACACCAATCAGATGTTCAGCCAGGGCGGCAACTGGAATGCGGATCAGATCCGCAAGCTGCAATTATACGTAACCGGCAGGCTGGTGGAGCATGACTGGCTATCGACGGGCACAGGACTTCCGCTATACGGGCTGGGAGGAACGCTTCGCTCACTGGCTAAGCTCGATCAGAGGAACCGCGATTATTCGCTGCCTAATTCCCATGGTTACGCGCTGGAGCACGAGACGATCGAACGGTTCATGGAGGTTCTGCCTGCTACTTCGTTTGAGAAGCGCAAGGACCTGGACGGGCTGTCCAAAAGCCGGGCGGATATCATCGTGTCCGGGCTGATTATTTTCCATACCGTCTATCATTACATTGGTGCCAGCCGGGCGCTGATCAGCGGCGAAGGCCTGCGTGAGGGCATGCTGCATGATCTGCTGGAGCCGGAGCAGCCGGTGCGTGACAGCGCGCTGGAGTACAGTCTGGATACCATTATCCGCTTCGATATCCGTACCTCCAAGCGGCATCTCGACCATATCAACAAGCTGGCGCTGAGTCTGCTGGGGGCCTTTGAGCGGGAAGGGAACCGGGAGGAGCAGGAGATGCTGGTCTATGTGGCGATTATGCTGCACCGGACAGGCTCTAACATTAACTATTATCAATCCAAGCGGCACACCCACTACTGGCTGATGAATTCACCCATCCGGGGACTGACGCACCGCCAGCTGATTCTTAGCGCGTATATCGCTTCCTACAGCACAAAAAGCCGGAAGCAGAAGCTGTCCCTGATGCATAAGGACATTTTGCTGCCTTCCGACGAGGAATGGATTCATAAGCTGGGTACATTAGTGCAGTTAAGCATTGCGCTGGACAGCACCGAGATCGGCATTGTCAGCGGGCTGAAGTCCCGTCTGCATAATCATACGCTGGATCTGGAGCTTCAGGGCGGACAAGTGCTGATCGGCCTGGAGGACATTGAGAATGCACTCAAAGCCTTCAGGAATGCTTGGTCGGTGAAGGTAAAGCTCGGCTTCCCTTCCAGCGGGTAA
- a CDS encoding amino acid ABC transporter ATP-binding protein: protein MIEVKNLRKSFGKLEILKGIDLNIHKGEVVVVIGPSGSGKSTFLRCLNLLEQPTGGEISFEGESITAKRHDINMTREKMGMVFQQFNLFPHKSVLQNIMLAPLKVKKQQAAEAEKYAMELLRTVGLEDKRDAYPAQLSGGQKQRIAIARALAMQPHVMLFDEPTSALDPEMVGEVLEVMKQLAVGGMTMVIVTHEMGFAREVGDRILFMDGGVIVEQGTPAEVFGHPKHARTRDFLSKVL, encoded by the coding sequence ATGATCGAGGTTAAGAACCTGCGGAAGAGCTTTGGGAAGCTGGAGATCCTGAAGGGCATTGATCTGAATATTCACAAGGGAGAGGTCGTTGTTGTCATCGGTCCCAGCGGATCGGGTAAAAGCACCTTTCTGCGCTGCCTGAACCTGCTGGAGCAGCCCACAGGCGGGGAGATCAGCTTCGAGGGTGAATCCATTACCGCGAAGCGCCATGACATCAACATGACCCGTGAGAAAATGGGGATGGTGTTCCAGCAATTCAACCTGTTCCCGCACAAATCCGTGCTGCAGAACATTATGCTCGCCCCGCTCAAGGTGAAGAAGCAGCAGGCTGCCGAGGCGGAGAAGTACGCGATGGAGCTGCTGCGAACGGTAGGCCTTGAAGACAAGCGCGATGCTTATCCGGCCCAGCTCTCCGGCGGACAGAAGCAGCGGATCGCAATCGCCCGGGCGCTGGCCATGCAGCCGCATGTCATGCTGTTCGACGAGCCGACCTCGGCGCTGGACCCGGAGATGGTCGGTGAAGTGCTGGAGGTTATGAAGCAGCTGGCCGTGGGCGGTATGACGATGGTGATTGTAACGCACGAGATGGGCTTTGCCCGTGAAGTGGGGGACCGGATCCTGTTCATGGACGGCGGAGTGATTGTGGAGCAGGGGACACCGGCAGAGGTGTTCGGTCATCCCAAGCATGCCCGCACACGCGATTTTCTCAGCAAGGTATTATAG